The Balearica regulorum gibbericeps isolate bBalReg1 chromosome 5, bBalReg1.pri, whole genome shotgun sequence genome window below encodes:
- the CEND1 gene encoding cell cycle exit and neuronal differentiation protein 1 — translation MDSKGNVRSGNKPDAKAPSSGKPEKPNPGPATNADKKEIPKEQPAPASATKKAGGDAAVVNNHSNLKPSPAATETQEATGQSPDSDHKGNSSEESPGSIFDNMKPLIIIGGVAVAALAVIVGVAFLARKK, via the coding sequence ATGGATTCCAAAGGCAATGTCCGAAGCGGAAACAAACCCGATGCCAAGGCTCCTAGCTCTGGAAAGCCAGAAAAGCCCAACCCTGGCCCTGCCACGAATGCAGACAAGAAGGAGATCCCCAAAgagcagcctgctcctgcctctgccaccaAGAAGGCAGGTGGCGATGCTGCTGTCGTGAACAACCACAGCAACCTGAAACCCAGCCCCGCTGCAACGGAGACACAAGAGGCCACCGGCCAGTCCCCTGACTCTGACCACAAGGGAAACAGCTCCGAGGAGTCGCCAGGCAGCATCTTCGACAACATGAAGCCCTTGATCATCATCGGAGGAGTGGCGGTGGCTGCGCTCGCTGTGATTGTGGGAGTGGCGTTCCTAGCCCGGAAAAAATGA